A window of the bacterium genome harbors these coding sequences:
- a CDS encoding DUF6150 family protein, which translates to MRKLSVLFLAALALPAAAGLVYVVDAEYQADVLVYVVDAEYQADLLVYVVDADYQADEDGLWYFVDSDYQADFKIFYV; encoded by the coding sequence GTGAGAAAGCTGTCGGTTCTCTTCCTGGCCGCGCTCGCACTGCCGGCGGCGGCGGGGCTGGTGTACGTGGTGGATGCCGAGTACCAGGCCGACGTCCTCGTGTACGTGGTGGACGCCGAGTACCAGGCCGACCTGCTGGTGTACGTGGTGGACGCCGATTACCAGGCCGACGAGGACGGCCTCTGGTACTTCGTGGACTCGGATTACCAGGCGGACTTCAAAATTTTCTACGTGGA